In Syntrophales bacterium, the following are encoded in one genomic region:
- a CDS encoding RidA family protein: MTAKDIIAAEAAPKAIGTYSQAVRAGAFVFLSGQIGLDPATMALEEGIERQIHRVFSNLKAVAEAAGLALDDAVKLTIFLTDLGHFPKVNEIMAQYFKEPYPARATVGVAALPRQALVEVEAILAAGNGG; the protein is encoded by the coding sequence ATGACAGCCAAGGACATCATCGCAGCGGAGGCGGCCCCGAAGGCTATCGGCACCTACTCCCAGGCTGTCCGGGCGGGGGCATTCGTGTTCCTTTCCGGGCAGATCGGTTTGGACCCGGCGACGATGGCGCTGGAGGAGGGGATCGAAAGGCAGATCCACCGGGTCTTCTCCAACCTGAAGGCCGTGGCGGAGGCCGCCGGGCTGGCCCTGGACGATGCGGTCAAGCTGACCATCTTCCTCACCGACTTAGGGCATTTCCCCAAGGTGAACGAGATCATGGCACAATATTTCAAGGAACCTTATCCCGCCCGGGCCACCGTGGGTGTGGCGGCCCTTCCGCGCCAGGCCCTGGTGGAGGTGGAAGCGATCCTGGCGGCGGGAAACGGAGGATGA
- the thrC gene encoding threonine synthase gives MAERILYYSTNRNLDQAPGIVPFKGKVSFREALLQGQAPDEGLFMPDRIPALKPEEIRALKGRPYTEAALLVGWAFLRDEIGKDELRRIVKDAYDYEVPLEPITDRKYVMRLDRGPTASFKDFAARMMARLMSHFRDPGSRLNILVATSGDTGSAVGDAYRGVPGIAVTILYPRGEVSGRQKKQLDTIGQNVQAVSVEGKFDDCQDLVKQAFADPGLMGMNLTSANSINFGRILPQIVYYVYACAQLAEPGEEIVYSVPSGNFGDALGCEYARRMGLPVRALVMPTNENDEFPRFLETGVYAKISPSRACLSNAMNVGHPSNLARFFDLYGGTVDRGGRVWKRPDRDEMQRRIFSVSVSDDETRRTIRRVYDTFRVVLEPHGAVGWKGLETWLERHGDFPLCVSLETAHPAKFPEEVRAILGIDPELPPSMRDLDSRTGEPHEMSGRYEDFSEYLRKRLRGKD, from the coding sequence GTGGCTGAGCGGATCCTGTACTACAGCACCAACCGGAACCTGGACCAGGCGCCGGGGATCGTCCCCTTCAAGGGAAAGGTGTCCTTCCGGGAGGCCCTCCTCCAGGGCCAGGCCCCCGACGAGGGGCTCTTCATGCCCGACCGGATCCCGGCCCTGAAGCCCGAAGAGATCCGGGCCCTGAAGGGCAGACCCTATACGGAGGCCGCCCTGCTCGTGGGCTGGGCATTCCTGCGGGACGAGATCGGGAAGGACGAACTCCGGCGGATTGTCAAAGACGCCTATGACTACGAGGTCCCGCTGGAGCCGATAACCGACCGCAAGTACGTGATGCGCCTCGACCGGGGCCCCACCGCCTCGTTCAAGGACTTCGCCGCCCGCATGATGGCCCGCCTCATGAGCCACTTCCGGGATCCCGGCAGCCGCCTGAACATCCTGGTGGCCACCTCGGGCGACACGGGAAGCGCCGTGGGCGACGCCTACCGGGGCGTCCCGGGCATCGCCGTGACGATCCTCTATCCCCGGGGCGAGGTAAGCGGGCGCCAGAAGAAGCAGCTCGACACCATCGGGCAGAACGTCCAGGCGGTCTCAGTGGAGGGCAAGTTCGACGACTGCCAGGACCTGGTGAAGCAGGCCTTTGCCGATCCCGGGCTCATGGGGATGAACCTGACCTCGGCCAACTCCATCAACTTCGGCCGCATCCTGCCGCAGATCGTCTATTACGTATATGCCTGCGCCCAGTTGGCGGAGCCGGGCGAAGAGATCGTCTATTCCGTTCCCTCGGGCAACTTCGGAGACGCCCTGGGGTGCGAGTACGCCCGCCGGATGGGCCTGCCCGTCCGCGCCCTGGTCATGCCCACCAACGAGAACGACGAGTTCCCGCGTTTCCTTGAAACCGGCGTCTACGCGAAGATTTCGCCGTCCCGGGCCTGCCTGTCCAACGCCATGAACGTGGGGCATCCGAGCAACCTGGCGCGCTTCTTCGACCTCTACGGCGGTACCGTCGACCGGGGCGGCCGCGTATGGAAGCGGCCCGACCGGGACGAGATGCAGCGGCGAATCTTTTCCGTGTCCGTCTCCGACGACGAAACCCGCCGGACCATCCGCCGGGTCTACGACACCTTCAGGGTCGTCCTGGAGCCCCACGGAGCCGTGGGCTGGAAGGGACTGGAGACTTGGCTGGAGCGGCACGGCGACTTCCCCCTCTGCGTCTCCCTGGAGACCGCCCACCCCGCCAAGTTCCCCGAAGAGGTAAGGGCAATCCTGGGCATCGACCCGGAGCTGCCCCCGAGCATGCGGGACCTGGATTCACGGACGGGTGAGCCTCATGAAATGAGCGGGCGATATGAGGATTTCAGCGAGTACCTGAGAAAGCGCCTGCGGGGAAAGGACTGA